CTACTACATAGTAAATCACTCTATCGATGAATCCGAAAAGTAAACGCATCGTCACGATCGTCATAACCGTACTGGCAGCCGGGATGGTTATTCTTAGTGGAATTATGAAACTAACCCAGTCAGCGCAGGTTATGGAAAGCCTCAACAAAGTAGGCGTTGGGCATTATGTGATTCTCTTGGGCTGTATGGAAATTGGTTTTACGTTGTTGTATCTGTATCCCAAAACCATGAAACTGGGCTTTATCCTGTTATCCTGCTACTTCGCCGGGGCCATCGCTACCGAACTGTCGCACGGAACACCGTTCAACGCGCTGATGCCCATCGTTCTGATCTGGATAAGTGCGTTCCTGCGCGACAAAACGATGTTTCTATCCACACCCACAACCATGTAGTATGATCGATCAGCCCATGACTTCAGTTATGGGCTGATCGATAGTCATTTCTTCCACAGTTTATCATTCAGTACGCTGGCCATCACCTGATCGCGGTAGTTGCGGCTCATCGGGATGCGGTAGGTTTGAATGAACAACTCATTGCCCTCGATACCATCAATCTTGTCGACAGCAACCAGGTATGACTTATGCACCCGGATGAACGCAGGACTCGTTAAGTTCTGTTCTAAATTTTTCAGGTTCAGCAAGGTCATATACTTACCCTTCGTCGTGAAAATGGTCACGTAGTTCTGCATCCCTTCAATGAACAGAATATCTTCGAACAGAATCTTTTCGTACTTATTGCCACACTTGATAAAGACATAATCTTCCGTCTTTGGGGTAGCAGAGGAAGCGGACTGGTTCAGGAGCCGATGATAGTCTTTGGCTTTATTGGCCGACTTAAAAAAGCGGTCGAATGTTATGGGTTTCAGCAGATAGTCCAGCACATTCAACTGAAACCCTTCCAGCGCAAAACTCGGATAAGCTGTTGTAATGATCACCATAGGGGGTTTCTGGATAATTTTCAGGAAATCGATCCCACTCATTTTGGGCATCTGAATATCCAGCAGAATCAGATCTACCGACTGTTTATCCAATAAGGTGATGAGTGCCAGCGGATTCTCGCAGGTGCCGGTCAGTTGCAGGAAATCGACCTCCCTAACATAACTGGCCAACCCTTCCCGCGCTAGTGGCTCATCATCG
This window of the Spirosoma aerolatum genome carries:
- a CDS encoding DoxX family protein is translated as MNPKSKRIVTIVITVLAAGMVILSGIMKLTQSAQVMESLNKVGVGHYVILLGCMEIGFTLLYLYPKTMKLGFILLSCYFAGAIATELSHGTPFNALMPIVLIWISAFLRDKTMFLSTPTTM
- a CDS encoding LytR/AlgR family response regulator transcription factor codes for the protein MLNCVIVDDEPLAREGLASYVREVDFLQLTGTCENPLALITLLDKQSVDLILLDIQMPKMSGIDFLKIIQKPPMVIITTAYPSFALEGFQLNVLDYLLKPITFDRFFKSANKAKDYHRLLNQSASSATPKTEDYVFIKCGNKYEKILFEDILFIEGMQNYVTIFTTKGKYMTLLNLKNLEQNLTSPAFIRVHKSYLVAVDKIDGIEGNELFIQTYRIPMSRNYRDQVMASVLNDKLWKK